From the Fusarium oxysporum Fo47 chromosome X, complete sequence genome, the window TTACAGGCTCGACACCGATGGCGAAGAGGTCGTTTCCGACTCGGGTGGGCTGCCCTCGGTGAACGAAAAGACTGGATTGGCGGTCGCAGAACTAGGAGATGCGGGCGGCTCCCGAGTCTACTACCACGACGAAGATGGACGAGTCAACCTTCTCGCATACGACGACGATACCGATTGGCGATATGATGGTCCGGTATCACTGAAGAAGCCGGGCGGTATGACGATAGCGGCTGTACAAACGAAGGGTACCAATGTTTCGGTGGTGTATCCTTACGATAGCAAGGACATTGTTGTTGCTCGCTACAATAACGATAACAAGAGCAAATGGCGACTAGGTAAGAAGACGAGCATTTCACTCGAGGTCAACAGTGTAGCTGACGGGCGCTTTAGAATCCTTCCCGACACCGTTCGATAGCCCAGCGCCGACGAATGCGACCGAACCTTCAGATATACGACTCGACACATCGACAGCGGCATCGCTCACACTCCCGTCCTACGACAACACCGCCGTCGATCTAGGCATTGCGAACCAAGCTGGAAAGGGATTGACAGTGTTTTACATCGGCAAAGACTCCCAATTACACGCGATAACACATAAGAATGGGGCCTGGGCAGAGGAGGACAGCCctgggaagaagaaatggccCGAAGCAGACGATGCATCCGCGCGCTTGGCTGTTGTATCACCGCTGGACTCGGACGAGATCTGGGTATACTACATGAGCGGCGATAAGATCCAAGAGCTACACAGATCCGACGGCGGAACTTGGGACAACGCGCAGACACCATCGTCAAATAAGGCTACGGACAGCGACTCCGATTCCGAAGGCGGCGACGAAGCAACAAGCACAGGTGGTAATTCTGGCGCAAAAGAGACAGAGAGCGCCGCAGCTGATGCCGGCACGGGAGGAATGACAGCTGGAGCAAAGGCTggcgttggcgttggtgtCAGCGTGGGCGTGCTAGCAATCGCTGCTGGTGCGTTTTTCTTCCTGCGCAGAAAGCGACAGGCACCAGTTGACAGCGAGCGGAAAGGGTCGGCTGAGCTGGCTAGCTATCATCCTGTTGAGCTACCGACGGAGGTGCATGAGCCGCAGGAGTTGTCGGGGATGCAGAACCAACAGTATGAGCTGCTTGGCGACACGAGGAGAGCGACGTAGAGTAGTCCGGTTCGCAATATTATGCCTTGTTTAAGCCACAGTATAACATGATGAGCCTACAACAAGGCCGTATTCCCTCTATTGACCTTATTCCCCGCATCGATTGTCTTGTCAGCTGCCACTCTACAGATCCAGAATCAAGAAATATGCTTAAACAGGCCACCACCATCTTTCCCTTGCAAATAAAACCCACCAATGTCCCCTCTCCATTATGTCACTGACCATGAATCCTCTCCTGCCAAGCGCCAAATCCACTCACATTCCAAGGTTTTCCAAGGTAGGTTAACCTTAACCTCTCACTCCACTTTTCAAGGCACAATTGCTCCGGGATGCACACTTGATCATTGACGTAATGTTCCAGGAACGCGATCAAACAAACTCGAGCACGCGACATGTCAAAATTCAACTCTATAAACACAAAATTACTGTAGAGAAGAGTCAACATGTCGAGCAGTGTTGCCAGCACCTTTGTCGGCGCCATTCAGGCGTCGGCGTCTGTTCTCTTGACCATCTTTTATGGTGTCGTCGCTGGGCAGACAAAGCTTCTTAGTGTTGAGACGGGACGGCAGATCTCAAAGATCTGCATCAAGATGTTTCTTCCTGCGCTCTTGATCGTCAATCTTGGTACACAGATTGAAGCCTCCAATGCGCTTCAATACGTTATCATTCTCGGTAAGTCAACAATCTCTCTCCCAAGTCCGCAAGTCTAATGTTTCGTAGCATGGGCACTTGTCTACAACCTGGTCTCAATCGGAATCGGTTACGCCCTCACGAAGGTCCTCAGTCTCCCGAAATGGTTCACGCCGGCAATCACCTTCAACAATACCACATCTTACCCTCTGCTCTTGATCCAATCCCTCGGTTCAGCTGGTGTTCTCTCTGCCCTTGCAAAGTCCGACGATGACACCAGCGACGCAATCATTGATCGAGCCAAGTCCTTCTTTCTCGTCTGTTCCGTCATCTCCAACATGCTCAcctttggtcttggtggaACCCTTCTTGGAGTCAGTGACGAAGACCCAGTCGATGCTATGGATGCAGATCTGAGGGACCGAGCGGGACATAACGATACACCAGATGAGAGTGGCTCGGACGAAGAGAACGGAGAGTCCAACGAACGAACATCTCTCCTTCCTGGACCGCTCCCACGATACGCGAAGAAGGCATCTCGTGGTACCGCGCAGGCTCAACACGCCGTATGGGACAAGCTGCATCCTCGCATTCAGCACATGCTGGCTCTCACCACTCAATTCATCAGCCCACCATCTGTCGGCGCTACCATCGGTGTCATTCTCGCCTTTGTGCCTCCTCTCAAGAAAGCATTCTTTGCCAACAGTGAGGATGGCGGCATCTTCAACGCTTGGTTGACTGTCAGTCTCAAGAACATTGGAGAACTCTTCGTCACCCTGCAGGTCATTGTCGTCGGCATCAAGCTCGCTCACAGTCTTCGTCGCATGCGACAAGGACATGACTCGGGTAGTATCCATTGGCTTCCTCTCTCCATCGTTGTCCTGATTCGCTTCTTTATCTGGCCAGTGTAAGATCGCTCCCTGAACTCCATCCGCGTATTTACTACTGACACTGGCAATTAGGCTCAGCATTTTGTTCATTCGAATGCTCATCACACAGACTGATGTCCTAGGTCAGGACCGTGTCCTTTGGTTCACCATGATGCTCATGCCCGCTGGCCCACCAGCCATGAAGCTTGTGGCCATGGCGGAGGTCGATGACGCGGACGAGGATGACAAGATGTCCATCGCCCGAGTTCTGATGGTAAGACACTCCTTGATCAAATTTTCATAAGTCCTACTAATGTGTTTTGCAGACTTGCTATGCTATTTCTCCCTTGTTGTCTCTCGCAGTGGTCGCAAGTCTGAAAGCCTGTATTTGATCGGCGGTGCCGTGTCGGCGACATGCTGAGGAACGGGGACAGCTGCCACAGTTTACCAGATTTCCCGAATTGCAGAACCGGTCCCACTGCGGCGTCTTTGATGATCCCTCAAGCGATCTTGTGCCGTGCGGCGGAGCCTGGCATCCTTGCGTGGGAAGCACCATCCACTGGGCCCTTTTTGTTCATTCCCTAGACACAAAAGCAAGATCGACGGAAGGTGTCATTCTCATTCCTTGATCATAGACATATACAGCTGCCTTAGACAGGATGACAGAGCAACACCAGATCATGGAAGACTAAGAATACAAAAACGTCATTCTCCATCAGCTCTCATCGTGGCGGTTCCCCTTTCCATATCGCCATCTTGTGTCCGTCTACCCATTAGCTTTTCAAAACAGCCCATGTTAAGAGCAAAACAGCCGTAGCCACATTCCCGGCAACCTTACTTATGCTGCTTCCAATGTTCCAAAGTAGTGTGGCAACGCCAGCCTTGtacaagctcatcaacccTAGGAGCGTCGTGACTCCAGTGCTGTTTCCGTTTACCTGGTGTACCAACAAGAGGATACCAACCGACACCTCCCAAGTGCCCAGCATGTAAATAGGTGCCGAGCTTGGGTCATCCTTCGAAGTGGCGGTATGCTTTAGTCCATTGAGTGCATATTCGGCCTGCGGGTTGATGAAGGCCATTATGCTTCTAGCGATACAAGCGAGGCCTAGGGTGTATATTGCGAGTTCTGAGAAACCCATCGTGGTAGAGATCAAGCCACACCTGTGGTGCTTTCAATGTTAGATGTTGCAGAAATGGGGTGGCAGTTAAGAGGCTCTATGAAGATGAAATTGTGTGGGAAGGAGGATCTTAGTGGAGATCGGCTGACGTGAGATATCTTGTCCCAGGACCCACGCAAcgggaggcaagaaaacttaggacctcttGTCTAAGTGATAAAAACACTTAGATAAACTTGGTATATCTTCTTAGGCTTTTAGATcagtttattttggcaccctgattcaatgtcagaagttttcttgctccctgaggtCACTCCAGGACCGACACAAGAAGGCAATAAGACCATTCATGCATTTGGGCCACCATTTGGACTTTATACGTTCATTCAAATATTCAACGTCTATCATAACAGCACTCGAGACCAGTTTGACGGAGACTTGTTCCTATCTAAGTGACAGTGTAGCCTCCATCAACTCGAAGATCCGATCCAGTCATGTATGAAGAAGCATCAGACAAAAGGAAGGTCACAGGTCCCATCAAGTCTTGCGGCTGGCCCATTCGTCCCTGGGGGATGAGAGACGTCCACGTCTTTTCAAGATCCGGGTTGTCATTCAGGATTTTCTGCGTTCTGCTGCCTGTGAGTCTAAAGTTGAATGGAGGGTCGGGGGATGACTTACAAAGCAGTCAACATGTAACCGGGAGAGATACAGTTGACACGAATGCCAGCATGAGCCCACTCGACTGCCAAAGAAGCAGCTAAATGGCGAACCGCCGCCTTGGCAGCGTTATACGGACTaatcaacaccatcagcaaTCATTCTTCTCGATTCCTTAGAGGTGACTTACGCCTGCGGTTGAGGAACATTGACGATGGCCCCAGACATGCTACCTATGACAACAATACTTCCAGGCGCCTCACGCTCCATGAGATGCTTGGCAACAGCGACGGCGAACAGATAAGTTCCATCGACATTGACACCCCATAGCTTGCGCATACGTTCAATGGGGTAGTGGATCGCATCAAAATTCTCAGTGAAGCCGGCTGATGTAACTAGGCCATCGATCTTGTGATGGATGCTGAGAATTTCGGCGATGCATTTGTTTACTGAGTCTTGGTCTGCGACATCTGCGTAGTGAGCTGTGACTCGTGGAATTCTGATGATCTGTCAGAAGGTGAATTAGAGAAGGGCCCGTATACTGACTTCTGGCTGTTTGGATTCTCTCTCTTGAAGGCGTCCGTCAACTGACCAACCTGCGACTGCGCTTCATCCTCTGAAACTTGTTAGTACCTCAGATCACTCGGAGTGGTCACATACTATTCAAGTCAACAATCGCCAAATCAGCACCTGAGTAGACAATTCCCTGCCCCATAACCAACCCCAAACCTCTCGCACCGCCCGTGATAACAATCGTCTTCCCCTCAAGCGACAACGACGCC encodes:
- a CDS encoding auxin efflux carrier, whose protein sequence is MSSSVASTFVGAIQASASVLLTIFYGVVAGQTKLLSVETGRQISKICIKMFLPALLIVNLGTQIEASNALQYVIILAWALVYNLVSIGIGYALTKVLSLPKWFTPAITFNNTTSYPLLLIQSLGSAGVLSALAKSDDDTSDAIIDRAKSFFLVCSVISNMLTFGLGGTLLGVSDEDPVDAMDADLRDRAGHNDTPDESGSDEENGESNERTSLLPGPLPRYAKKASRGTAQAQHAVWDKLHPRIQHMLALTTQFISPPSVGATIGVILAFVPPLKKAFFANSEDGGIFNAWLTVSLKNIGELFVTLQVIVVGIKLAHSLRRMRQGHDSGSIHWLPLSIVVLIRFFIWPVLSILFIRMLITQTDVLGQDRVLWFTMMLMPAGPPAMKLVAMAEVDDADEDDKMSIARVLMTCYAISPLLSLAVVASLKACI
- a CDS encoding uncharacterized protein (expressed protein), which produces MGFSELAIYTLGLACIARSIMAFINPQAEYALNGLKHTATSKDDPSSAPIYMLGTWEVSVGILLLVHQVNGNSTGVTTLLGLMSLYKAGVATLLWNIGSSISKVAGNVATAVLLLTWAVLKS